One Anaerolineae bacterium genomic window, TTTGGAAGAGTCCATCCGTGTTCTCAAGGATAAAAACAACCTCCCGGCCATCTGTGGAAGAGTTTGCCCTCAGGAAACCCAGTGTGAGGAGGTTTGTGTTCTGAGCAAGAAATATCAGCCCGTAGCCATAGGACGGCTGGAACGCTTCGTGGCGGATTGGGATATAAAGCGCGGTTTCCGCGTCCCTGAAATCCCTAAACCCACAGGAAAGCGCATAGCAGTAGTGGGTTCAGGCCCAGCGGGTCTCACGTGTGCTGCAGATCTGGCCAGGCTTGGCCACAAGGTGACTATCTTTGAGTCCCTCCACGCGCCCGGCGGAGTGCTTATGTATGGAATACCTCAGTTCCGCTTGCCAAAAGAGATTGTCAACGTTGAAGTGGACTACGTAAAGGCTCTGGGGGTGGAAATTGAGCTCAACTGCGTGGTGGGCAAAACCTTAACTTTGGATGAAATTTTCAAGGAGGGCTACGATGCCATATTCTTAGGCACCGGAGCCGGTCTTCCTCTCTTTATGGGGATTCCTGGGGAAAACTACAACGGGGTCTTCTCTGCCAACGAATTCCTCACCAGGGTTAACCTTATGAGGGCTTACCGCTTCCCGGAGTATGATACCCCCATCATGGTGGGTAAAAGGGTGGCGGTAGTAGGAGCAGGGAACGTGGCTATGGATGCTTCCCGCTCGGCCCTGCGCCTTGGAGCTGAAGAGGTTATCATCGTTTACAGGCGGTCCCGGGAGGAAATGCCCGCCAGGGCAGAGGAAATAGAGAATGCTGAAGCTGAAGGGATAGAATTCATGCTCCTCACCAATCCGGTAGAAATCCTGGCCGACAGCAACGGCTGGGTAAGGGGAATGCGTTGCATCCGGATGGAGCTCGGAGAACCCGATGAATCAGGCCGGCGTCGCCCAATACCCATCCCTGGTTCCGAGTTTGAGATAGAGGTGGATATGGTAATAATGGCCCTGGGCACCAGACCTAACCCTCTGGTTTTCACTGATGCTGATAGACTTCAGCGAACTAAACACGGCACAGTTGTAGCTGACCCTGTCACAGGCAAAACCACAATGCCCAGGGTATGGGCTGGAGGAGACGTAGTCACGGGGGCGGCCACGGTCATAAGTGCAATGGGGGCTGCGAAACGGGCTGCTGTTGATATTCACTATTACCTTATCAACAATGAAACCGGATGGCCTCAGATAAAAGGAGGGTAATAGTTATACCTTAACCCGAAAGACTTCCTGGAATTCTGTAGAAAGCCCTCATTCTTAGGTTTTCTGGGGGCACATTCCCCAGGCCCCTTGCCAGGGGGCTCTGTCCCTGGACCCCCCGATTTTTTCCCACCCTCGTGGCCTCCGGGTTCGCCATGGTTAGGGTCCCACTCGTGGGCGGGATGCAGGGGTTGGCTGATCGCTCCCTTTTTAAGGTTTTGGGGGACGCCCCCAAAACCCCGGGATGGGGGCTCCGCCCCCCTCCACTCTCTGATTTTCCCCACCCTCGTGGGCTTTGGGTTTGCCACGGCTCCGGGTCCCACTCGTGGGTGGGATGCAAAGGGTGGCTGATCGCTCCCTTTTTAAGGTTTTTGGGGGACACCCCCAAACCCCCGGAATGGGGGCTCCGCCCCCCACCCTCATGGGCAGGTTGCAAGTGGTTAATCGCTCCTTGCTCTAAAATTTTCAAACGGCCTCTAACCCAGGGTTGATTTTTAGGTCCATTTGTGTTATAATGAAAATGCAAATCATTCTCAAATGGAGGAAAGCAATGGAAACCGCAGCGCCTCCCAAGCCCCTGAATGAAGTGGTAGACGGAAGAAAGGCCATAGTGAAGGAAATAAGGGGAGGGAGGAATATCGTGACTAGGATGGTCACCCTGGGGGTGATCCCTGGCACCGAAATAGAAATGGTCAGAAATCCAAAACACGGGCCTTTAATCATTAAAGTTAAAGGCTCTTACATCGCTCTGGGACAGGTAGAAGCAGCCAAAATACTGGTTCAGGAAGAAGAAAATGCAGGAATGCCACGATTTTCTTGACCTCGCCTTAAAGCCTCAAGCAGGGGAAAGGGTCCTGAAAGTAGCCCTCGCTGGACAACCCAATGTGGGTAAATCCACCGTTTTTAACATCCTTACAGGCCTTTCCCAGCATGTGGGAAACTGGCCCGGCAAAACCGTGGAAAAAAAGAGCGGTTACTGCCGCTACGGAAAATATCTTCTCCACATCGTAGACCTCCCAGGCACCTACAGCCTCACGGCTAACTCCGTGGAGGAAAAGATTGCCAGAGATTACATCATCAAAGAAAGGCCAGATGTAGTGGTGGCACTGGTTGATGCCGCCGTTCTGGAGCGAAACCTCTACCTTTTAGCCGAGCTCCTTCTGCTCCCGTCCCCCGTAGTTCTGGGGCTCAACATGATGGATGTGGCAGAGCAGCAGGGATATAAAATAGATGTAAGCGCTCTTCAGGCAGTTCTGGGAATCCCTGTGGTCCCCATGGTTGCTTCCAAAAACCAGGGGATAAGGGAACTTGTGGAGACAATAATCAAATTAGCGGAAGGCCTCGTTCCATACAACCCCAGACGCCCAGAAATAAAGGAACCCCATAGACCTGTTTTGGATAAGCTCAAAGGGCTCCTCAATGGCCTGATCCCGGAGCCATACCCCGTGGATTGGGTAAGCCTAAAACTCCTTGAAGGCGATGCCGAGGTCACTGAGCTTGCCAGGGAGAAGTTAAGCGGCGATAAATGGGAGGAGATAAGTGCGCTCCTTAAAGGGCATGAAGATGCCATCTTGGATATAGCCAGCGGCCGCTATGAGTGGATCAGCAGGCTCGTAAGGGTAGCCGTCGAAAGGCCGCGGATTGGACCTGTAACCCTTACCGAACGCCTCGACCGGATAGCTACTCACCCTCTGTGGGGACTTTTTACGGTGATCCTGGCCCTCGGGATTGTCTTCTGGCTCACCTACTCCATCGGTTCTCCCATCCAAAGCTGGTTAGAAGAAAAAGTGCTGATTTCCCTGACCGAGGTGGTCTCTTCTTGGCTGGCAGCTTGGGAAGCTCCTTCCTGGATAAGGGGACTGCTTATTGACGGAATCCTGGGAGGGGTAGGGACTGTCCTATCCTTTTTCCCGATATTGGCCGTTTTCTTCGCTGCCTTCGGTTTCCT contains:
- the gltA gene encoding NADPH-dependent glutamate synthase, which translates into the protein MPAKEIIPRVEMPRQDPKIRRRNFDEVALGYDYEMALREASRCLQCKKPKCVEGCPVNIDIPGFIYHLREGNLEESIRVLKDKNNLPAICGRVCPQETQCEEVCVLSKKYQPVAIGRLERFVADWDIKRGFRVPEIPKPTGKRIAVVGSGPAGLTCAADLARLGHKVTIFESLHAPGGVLMYGIPQFRLPKEIVNVEVDYVKALGVEIELNCVVGKTLTLDEIFKEGYDAIFLGTGAGLPLFMGIPGENYNGVFSANEFLTRVNLMRAYRFPEYDTPIMVGKRVAVVGAGNVAMDASRSALRLGAEEVIIVYRRSREEMPARAEEIENAEAEGIEFMLLTNPVEILADSNGWVRGMRCIRMELGEPDESGRRRPIPIPGSEFEIEVDMVIMALGTRPNPLVFTDADRLQRTKHGTVVADPVTGKTTMPRVWAGGDVVTGAATVISAMGAAKRAAVDIHYYLINNETGWPQIKGG
- a CDS encoding ferrous iron transport protein A, which gives rise to METAAPPKPLNEVVDGRKAIVKEIRGGRNIVTRMVTLGVIPGTEIEMVRNPKHGPLIIKVKGSYIALGQVEAAKILVQEEENAGMPRFS
- the feoB gene encoding ferrous iron transport protein B, whose product is MQECHDFLDLALKPQAGERVLKVALAGQPNVGKSTVFNILTGLSQHVGNWPGKTVEKKSGYCRYGKYLLHIVDLPGTYSLTANSVEEKIARDYIIKERPDVVVALVDAAVLERNLYLLAELLLLPSPVVLGLNMMDVAEQQGYKIDVSALQAVLGIPVVPMVASKNQGIRELVETIIKLAEGLVPYNPRRPEIKEPHRPVLDKLKGLLNGLIPEPYPVDWVSLKLLEGDAEVTELAREKLSGDKWEEISALLKGHEDAILDIASGRYEWISRLVRVAVERPRIGPVTLTERLDRIATHPLWGLFTVILALGIVFWLTYSIGSPIQSWLEEKVLISLTEVVSSWLAAWEAPSWIRGLLIDGILGGVGTVLSFFPILAVFFAAFGFLEDIGYIARIAYVLDRFMHWIGLHGKSFLPIFMGFGCNVPAVMGTRIIEDPKARLLTILLAPFVPCTARMAVLAFLTPVFFKEKAFLVSWGLILINLAVLALVGKALNALVFKERMAFIMELPLYHWPNFRTIGLITWHRTAAFLKKAGTVILAVSAIIWTLSYFPTGSFENSFLASFGAILEPLGRLAGLDSRMVIALLTSFIAKENAVATLGVLYGSEGEALASALEKEVPLSAGLSFLVMEMLFIPCVATIAAIRQETGGWRWTLAAIGLYLVISFLAGIAVHQILSQW